In Camelus dromedarius isolate mCamDro1 chromosome 4, mCamDro1.pat, whole genome shotgun sequence, the following are encoded in one genomic region:
- the RND3 gene encoding rho-related GTP-binding protein RhoE, with protein MKERRASQKLSSKSIMDPNQNVKCKIVVVGDSQCGKTALLHVFAKDCFPENYVPTVFENYTASFEIDTQRIELSLWDTSGSPYYDNVRPLSYPDSDAVLICFDISRPETLDSVLKKWKGEIQEFCPNTKMLLVGCKSDLRTDVSTLVELSNHRQTPVSYDQGANMAKQIGAATYIECSALQSENSVRDIFHVATLACVNKTNKNVKRNKSQRATKRISHMPSRPELSAVATDLRKDKAKSCTVM; from the exons ATGAAGGAGAGAAGAGCCAGCCAGAAATTATCCAGTAAATCTATCATGGATCCTAATCAGAACGTGAAATGCAAGATAGTAGTGGTGGGAGACAGTCAGTGTGGGAAAACCGCGCTGCTGCACGTCTTCGCCAAAGACTGCTTCCCCGAG AATTATGTCCCTACGGTGTTTGAGAATTACACGGCCAGTTTTGAAATCGACACACAAAGAATAGAGTTGAGCCTGTGGGACACTTCGG GTTCTCCTTACTATGACAACGTCCGGCCCCTCTCCTACCCAGACTCGGATGCCGTGCTGATTTGCTTTGACATCAGTAGACCAGAGACTCTGGACAGTGTCCTAAAAAAG TGGAAAGGTGAAATCCAGGAGTTTTGTCCCAACACCAAAATGCTCTTGGTCGGGTGCAAATCTGATCTTCGGACAGATGTCAGTACTTTGGTAGAGCTCTCAAACCACCGGCAGACGCCGGTGTCCTATGACCAG GGGGCAAATATGGCCAAACAGATCGGAGCAGCGACTTATATCGAATGCTCAGCTTTACAGTCAGAAAATAGCGTCAGAGACATTTTTCACGTTGCCACCTTGGCATGTGTAAACAAGACAAATAAAAACGTTAAGCGGAACAAATCGCAGAGGGCGACAAAGCGGATTTCACACATGCCCAGCAGACCAGAACTCTCGGCAGTTGCTACAGACTTACGGAAGGACAAAGCCAAGAGTTGCACTGTGATGTGA